In a single window of the Streptomyces sp. NBC_00285 genome:
- a CDS encoding subtype B tannase → MKHRAVKRRNVVIGIGATAGAAAVGGLTLNASASTGGSSTGSSSGSGILVFDPEAYTKLTTTVTDTAGTEHAVTYHFWKAITYVSKPVDETYQSLIVSAPVEIDGTAVDASNAPILLANSIGGYMPSSVATATGVGAGGMGGGGGAPSGAPTGSAAPSASAASNANENTNATGGATSSNQLLALAAGYVVIEPGARGRTLKNSAGEYYGTAPAAIVDLKAAVRYIKSNKGRIPGNVERIVSAGTSAGGALSSLLGASGDSPVYDKLLKEIGAAEASDAIFATGAWCPITDLEHADGAYEWNWGTNALSTGKQVDQAVSKELQAQFAEYQAKLRLRGLKGSGFGVLTARNYDEYLVKQYLEPSATTYLAALSDSARETYLAANTFITWKNGKATFTWAGFLTHVGARKKTVPAFDAFDLSAGENNLFGAGTTETRHFTAYSAKNDTTGLSTKRVASGIPETLRLMNPMYHLVEKANGKRSKHWWIRLGTNDSDTSHVVSANIAAAAAGLGDDVNHLYYWDQGHGANTDPGDFITWIAKVTGYKKAKK, encoded by the coding sequence GTGAAGCACAGGGCAGTCAAGCGCAGGAACGTCGTCATCGGCATCGGCGCGACAGCGGGAGCCGCGGCCGTCGGCGGCCTGACCCTGAACGCCAGCGCGTCGACCGGCGGCTCATCGACCGGCAGTTCCTCGGGGAGCGGCATCCTCGTCTTCGACCCCGAGGCCTACACGAAGCTGACGACCACGGTCACGGACACGGCGGGCACCGAGCACGCGGTCACCTACCACTTCTGGAAGGCGATCACCTACGTCTCCAAGCCCGTCGACGAGACCTACCAGTCCCTGATCGTCAGCGCCCCCGTCGAGATCGACGGCACCGCGGTCGACGCGAGCAACGCGCCGATCCTGCTGGCCAACTCCATCGGCGGCTACATGCCGTCCTCCGTAGCGACCGCGACCGGCGTCGGCGCCGGCGGCATGGGCGGTGGCGGCGGTGCCCCCAGCGGTGCTCCCACCGGCAGCGCCGCACCGAGTGCCTCGGCCGCCTCCAACGCCAACGAGAACACCAACGCCACCGGCGGCGCCACCAGCAGCAACCAGCTCCTCGCCCTGGCCGCCGGGTACGTCGTGATCGAGCCCGGCGCCCGCGGCCGTACCCTCAAGAACTCCGCCGGCGAGTACTACGGCACCGCTCCCGCCGCGATCGTCGACCTCAAGGCGGCCGTGCGGTACATCAAGTCCAACAAGGGCCGCATCCCCGGCAACGTCGAGCGGATCGTCTCCGCCGGCACCAGCGCGGGCGGTGCCCTGTCCTCGCTGCTCGGCGCCTCCGGCGACAGCCCTGTCTACGACAAGCTGCTCAAGGAGATCGGCGCGGCCGAGGCCTCCGACGCGATCTTCGCGACCGGTGCCTGGTGCCCGATCACCGACCTGGAGCACGCCGACGGCGCCTACGAGTGGAACTGGGGCACCAACGCCCTCAGCACCGGCAAGCAGGTCGACCAGGCCGTCTCCAAGGAGCTCCAGGCGCAGTTCGCCGAGTACCAGGCGAAGTTGAGGCTGCGCGGGCTCAAGGGCTCGGGGTTCGGGGTGCTGACCGCCCGCAACTACGACGAGTACCTGGTCAAGCAGTACCTGGAGCCCTCGGCCACCACCTACCTCGCCGCCCTGTCGGACTCGGCGCGGGAGACGTACCTGGCCGCCAACACCTTCATCACCTGGAAGAACGGCAAGGCCACCTTCACCTGGGCCGGCTTCCTCACCCACGTCGGCGCCCGCAAGAAGACCGTGCCCGCCTTCGACGCCTTCGACCTGTCCGCCGGTGAGAACAACCTGTTCGGCGCGGGCACGACCGAGACCCGCCACTTCACCGCGTACAGCGCGAAGAACGACACGACGGGCCTGAGCACCAAGCGCGTCGCGAGCGGCATCCCCGAGACACTGCGCCTGATGAACCCGATGTACCACCTGGTGGAGAAGGCCAACGGGAAGCGCTCGAAGCACTGGTGGATCCGCCTCGGCACCAACGACTCCGACACCTCGCACGTCGTCTCCGCGAACATCGCCGCCGCCGCGGCGGGCCTCGGCGACGACGTCAACCACCTCTACTACTGGGACCAGGGCCACGGCGCCAACACCGATCCCGGCGACTTCATCACGTGGATCGCCAAGGTCACGGGCTACAAGAAGGCCAAAAAGTAG
- a CDS encoding flavin-containing monooxygenase: protein MADSRPADHPDQPDQPEQPDRPVYVIGGGPAGLSVAYALRARGVRAVVLEKSEHVGASWRRHYDRLHLHTTRRLSALPGLAMPRRFGRWASRDDVVRYLEKYAEVHELETVTGVEVSRVERTADGTGWLLHATGGRELTGAAVVVATGYNHTPLLPDWPGREEYKGELLHAGEYRNPAPYAGRDVLVVGVGNTGAEIAVDLVEGGASRVRLSVRTAPHIVRRSTAGWAAQYTGVLVRRLPVGLVDRLARPMAKLSVPDLSAHGLPRPDTGLYSRARDGAIPVQDVGLIDAIRKGRVEIVAAVEGFEDGEVLLADGTRIAPDAVIAATGYARSLEGLVGHLDVLDARGGPVVNGARAPKDAPGLYFTGYVTPISGTFREVAIDAEKIAKAVVRDGSGSLSRLPG from the coding sequence ATGGCCGACTCCAGACCCGCAGACCACCCCGACCAGCCCGACCAGCCCGAACAGCCCGATCGCCCCGTGTACGTCATCGGCGGCGGACCGGCCGGGCTCTCCGTCGCGTACGCGCTGCGCGCCCGGGGCGTCCGTGCGGTCGTCCTGGAGAAGTCCGAGCATGTCGGCGCGTCCTGGCGGCGCCACTACGACCGGTTGCACCTGCACACCACCCGCCGCCTCTCGGCCCTGCCTGGCCTGGCGATGCCACGCCGCTTCGGTCGCTGGGCGTCCCGCGACGACGTGGTGCGCTACCTGGAGAAGTACGCCGAGGTCCACGAGCTGGAAACCGTCACCGGCGTCGAGGTCTCGCGCGTCGAGCGCACCGCCGACGGCACCGGCTGGCTGCTGCACGCCACCGGCGGCCGTGAACTGACCGGCGCCGCGGTCGTCGTCGCCACCGGCTACAACCACACCCCGCTGCTGCCGGACTGGCCGGGACGCGAGGAGTACAAGGGCGAGCTTCTGCACGCGGGCGAGTACCGCAACCCGGCGCCCTACGCCGGCCGTGACGTGCTCGTCGTCGGCGTCGGCAACACCGGCGCCGAGATCGCCGTCGACCTGGTGGAGGGCGGCGCCTCGCGCGTACGGCTGTCCGTGCGCACCGCCCCGCACATCGTCCGCCGCTCCACGGCCGGCTGGGCCGCGCAGTACACGGGCGTCCTCGTACGGCGGCTGCCGGTCGGCCTGGTGGACCGGCTGGCCAGGCCCATGGCGAAGCTCAGCGTGCCCGACCTGTCCGCGCATGGTCTGCCGCGCCCCGACACCGGCCTCTACAGCCGGGCCAGGGATGGTGCCATCCCGGTCCAGGACGTCGGCCTCATCGACGCGATCCGCAAGGGCAGGGTCGAGATCGTGGCCGCCGTCGAGGGCTTCGAGGACGGCGAGGTGCTCCTCGCCGACGGCACCCGGATCGCCCCGGACGCGGTGATCGCGGCCACGGGGTACGCCCGTTCCCTGGAGGGCCTCGTCGGCCACCTCGACGTCCTCGACGCGCGCGGCGGCCCGGTCGTCAACGGCGCCCGCGCCCCGAAGGACGCCCCGGGCCTTTACTTCACCGGCTATGTCACTCCCATCAGCGGGACCTTCCGCGAAGTGGCGATCGACGCGGAGAAGATCGCGAAGGCCGTCGTCAGAGACGGTTCGGGATCGCTCTCCCGGCTCCCGGGATGA
- a CDS encoding flavin monoamine oxidase family protein has product MHVARERQLPPLSRRSLLGGAAAAAGAVALTGTAASPAAAATRDVDVAIVGGGLAGLTAARDLVAGGKTVAVLEARDRVGGRVLNLSLANGGITEGGGEFIGPTQDRIKALADSLGVGTFATYNTGNNLLYKDGKKTAYATDGLLGSVPPIDAAGLANAAIVQASLDDMAKTIPLDAPWTAAKAEEWDRQTFETWLRANAVIPSAKFLLDVACTSIFSAEPRELSLLFVLFYIAAAGNETTPGTLERLTETAGGAQELRFVGGSQLVPIKLAATLGDRVVLNAPVRTIAKSGSKYVVTADGVTVTAKRVVVAVPPPLAARITYDPLLPAARDQLTQRLPMASVGKAIAIYDTPFWRADGLNGQVVSDTGVVSSTFDNSPPDASYGALMGFIEADEARKYDAASEAEVKAAVLKDYVTYFGAKAASPTSFVLQRWNNEAYTRGGPVSIGAPGVLTQYGPALRTPVGGIHWAGTETAIHWNGFMDGAVRSGERVAKEVLAVL; this is encoded by the coding sequence ATGCACGTGGCACGCGAAAGACAGCTCCCCCCGCTCTCCCGGCGCTCCCTGCTCGGCGGCGCCGCCGCGGCGGCCGGTGCCGTCGCCCTGACCGGCACCGCCGCCTCCCCCGCGGCCGCCGCCACCCGTGACGTGGACGTCGCGATCGTCGGCGGCGGCCTCGCCGGACTCACCGCGGCCCGTGACCTGGTCGCGGGCGGAAAGACCGTCGCCGTACTGGAGGCCCGTGACCGGGTCGGCGGCCGGGTGCTCAACCTGTCCCTGGCCAACGGCGGGATCACCGAGGGCGGCGGCGAGTTCATCGGCCCCACCCAGGACCGCATCAAGGCGCTCGCCGACTCGCTCGGAGTGGGCACCTTCGCCACCTACAACACCGGCAACAACCTGCTCTACAAGGACGGCAAGAAGACCGCCTACGCCACCGACGGCCTCCTCGGCTCGGTCCCGCCGATCGACGCGGCGGGCCTCGCCAACGCGGCCATCGTCCAGGCCTCCCTCGACGACATGGCCAAGACGATCCCCCTCGACGCGCCCTGGACCGCGGCCAAGGCCGAGGAGTGGGACCGGCAGACCTTCGAGACCTGGCTGCGCGCCAACGCCGTCATCCCGTCGGCCAAGTTCCTCCTCGACGTGGCCTGCACGTCGATCTTCTCGGCCGAACCCCGGGAACTCTCCCTGCTGTTCGTCCTCTTCTACATCGCCGCCGCCGGCAACGAGACCACTCCCGGCACCCTGGAGCGCCTCACCGAGACCGCGGGCGGCGCCCAGGAACTGCGCTTCGTCGGCGGCTCCCAGCTGGTGCCGATCAAGCTCGCCGCGACCCTCGGCGACCGGGTGGTGCTGAACGCCCCGGTACGCACGATCGCCAAGTCCGGCTCGAAGTACGTCGTCACGGCCGACGGCGTCACGGTCACCGCCAAGCGGGTCGTCGTCGCCGTACCGCCGCCCCTCGCGGCCCGCATCACCTACGACCCGCTCCTGCCGGCCGCGCGCGACCAGCTCACCCAGCGCCTCCCGATGGCCTCGGTCGGCAAGGCCATCGCGATCTACGACACCCCTTTCTGGCGGGCCGACGGCCTCAACGGCCAGGTCGTCAGCGACACCGGCGTGGTCAGCTCGACCTTCGACAACTCCCCGCCGGACGCCTCCTACGGCGCCCTGATGGGCTTCATCGAGGCGGACGAGGCCCGCAAGTACGACGCGGCGAGCGAGGCGGAGGTCAAGGCTGCCGTGCTGAAGGACTACGTGACGTACTTCGGCGCGAAAGCGGCCTCCCCCACCTCCTTCGTCCTGCAACGCTGGAACAACGAGGCCTACACTCGCGGCGGCCCCGTCTCCATAGGCGCCCCCGGCGTGCTCACCCAGTACGGGCCCGCCCTGCGCACCCCCGTCGGCGGCATCCACTGGGCCGGGACGGAGACCGCCATCCACTGGAACGGCTTCATGGACGGCGCGGTGCGGTCGGGCGAGCGGGTGGCCAAGGAGGTCCTTGCCGTGCTGTAG
- a CDS encoding acetate--CoA ligase family protein, whose product MLGSTHGTLTTDSRRARVIACGEQPGPAVHGRPADVDDLDVSGRPLYADVPDLDRFFRPESVAVIGASDTEGRPNTGVTRQLIDWAGRVGARLHPVHPTRPAVFGIPCVAAVSDLPEQVDLAVLLVADPLPVIEQLAEAKVKFAVAFASGFAETGEEGAAAQERLAAAVAESGMRLLGPNTNLNAFSSFREDLDGPGIALITQSGHQGRPVFALQELGIRLTHWAPTGNEADLETADFLSYFAERPEVGAIACYVEGLKDGRSFLLAADRAARRGTPVVAVKVGRTETGARTAASHTGKLTGADAVVDAAMRQYGVIRVDGLDELQDTATLLARAKPPLAEGVVVYSISGGTGAHFADLATEAGLKLPPLSEAKQAELHQWIPEFLSVANPVDNGGHPVGDWRGRKIIDAILADPAVGVLICPVTGPFPPLSDRLVQDLVDAAEQTDKLVCVVWGSPVGTEPAYREVLLGSSRVATFRTVGNCITAVRAYLAHHRFVTGYRSPFDEAPRTPSPSFRKAQALMRPGQQLSEHAAKQLLRAYGIRVPREQLVTSAAAAVRAAGLVGYPVVMKASGARIAHKTELGLVKIGLTSASQVRDAYRELTDIARYEDVPLDGVLVCQMVERGVEMVVGAAHDELFGPTVTVGLGGVLVEVLRDTAVRVPPFGEEQARDMLEDLRGRPLLDGVRGRPPADLDALVEVVLRVQRMVLELGDEVAELDINPLVVLPRGQGAVALDALVVCR is encoded by the coding sequence ATGCTTGGATCAACCCACGGCACCCTCACCACCGACTCCCGCCGGGCCCGGGTCATCGCGTGCGGCGAGCAACCCGGGCCCGCCGTCCACGGCAGGCCGGCCGACGTCGACGATCTCGACGTCAGCGGGCGGCCGTTGTATGCGGACGTACCCGATCTGGACCGCTTCTTCCGGCCGGAGTCGGTCGCGGTGATCGGCGCCTCGGACACCGAGGGCCGCCCGAACACCGGCGTCACCCGGCAGTTGATCGACTGGGCGGGCCGGGTCGGCGCCCGGCTGCACCCGGTGCACCCGACCCGCCCGGCGGTCTTCGGCATCCCTTGCGTGGCCGCCGTGTCCGATCTGCCCGAGCAGGTCGACCTCGCGGTCCTGCTGGTCGCCGATCCCCTCCCGGTGATCGAGCAACTGGCCGAGGCCAAGGTGAAGTTCGCGGTCGCCTTCGCCTCCGGCTTCGCCGAGACCGGCGAGGAGGGCGCGGCCGCCCAGGAGCGTCTCGCCGCCGCGGTGGCGGAGTCCGGGATGCGCCTGCTGGGCCCCAACACCAACCTCAACGCCTTCTCGTCGTTCCGCGAGGATCTCGACGGTCCCGGCATCGCCCTCATCACCCAGTCCGGCCACCAGGGCCGCCCCGTCTTCGCCCTCCAGGAACTCGGCATCCGCCTCACCCACTGGGCACCCACCGGCAACGAGGCCGACCTGGAAACCGCCGACTTCCTCTCCTACTTCGCCGAACGGCCCGAGGTCGGCGCCATCGCCTGCTACGTCGAGGGCCTCAAGGACGGGCGCTCCTTCCTGCTCGCCGCCGACCGGGCGGCCCGGCGCGGGACGCCGGTGGTCGCGGTCAAGGTGGGCCGCACCGAGACCGGCGCCCGTACCGCCGCCTCCCACACCGGGAAGCTGACCGGCGCCGACGCGGTGGTGGACGCGGCGATGCGGCAGTACGGCGTCATCCGCGTCGACGGCCTCGACGAACTCCAGGACACCGCCACCCTGTTGGCCCGCGCGAAACCACCGCTCGCCGAAGGGGTCGTCGTCTACTCGATCTCGGGCGGCACCGGCGCGCACTTCGCCGACCTGGCGACGGAGGCGGGGCTGAAGCTGCCGCCGCTGTCCGAGGCCAAGCAGGCCGAACTGCACCAGTGGATACCGGAGTTCCTGAGCGTGGCCAACCCCGTCGACAACGGCGGACACCCGGTCGGCGACTGGCGCGGCCGGAAGATCATCGACGCGATCCTCGCCGACCCTGCCGTCGGAGTGCTGATCTGCCCGGTCACGGGACCCTTTCCGCCCTTGAGCGACCGGCTCGTGCAGGACCTGGTGGACGCGGCCGAGCAGACCGACAAACTGGTGTGCGTGGTGTGGGGATCGCCCGTCGGCACCGAACCGGCCTACCGCGAGGTCCTGCTGGGCTCCTCCCGGGTGGCCACCTTCCGCACCGTCGGCAACTGCATCACCGCGGTCCGCGCCTACCTCGCCCACCACCGCTTCGTCACCGGCTACCGCTCCCCCTTCGACGAGGCCCCGCGCACCCCCTCGCCCTCCTTCCGCAAGGCGCAGGCACTGATGCGCCCGGGCCAGCAGCTGAGCGAGCACGCGGCGAAGCAACTCCTGCGGGCGTACGGGATCCGGGTGCCGCGCGAGCAGTTGGTGACCAGCGCGGCGGCGGCCGTACGCGCGGCGGGCCTGGTGGGCTACCCGGTCGTCATGAAGGCGTCCGGGGCCCGCATCGCCCACAAGACCGAGCTCGGCCTGGTGAAGATCGGCCTGACCTCGGCCAGCCAGGTCCGGGACGCCTACCGGGAGTTGACCGACATCGCCCGCTACGAGGACGTCCCGCTGGACGGTGTCCTGGTCTGCCAGATGGTCGAGCGGGGCGTCGAGATGGTCGTCGGGGCCGCACACGACGAGCTGTTCGGGCCGACGGTGACGGTCGGGCTCGGCGGGGTGCTGGTCGAGGTGCTGCGCGACACCGCCGTACGCGTGCCGCCCTTCGGGGAGGAGCAGGCCCGGGACATGCTGGAGGACCTGCGCGGACGGCCACTGCTGGACGGGGTCCGGGGGCGGCCCCCCGCGGATCTCGACGCCCTCGTGGAGGTCGTCCTGCGGGTGCAGCGCATGGTGCTGGAGCTCGGGGACGAGGTGGCGGAGCTCGACATCAACCCCCTGGTGGTGCTGCCCCGGGGGCAGGGGGCGGTGGCACTGGACGCGTTGGTGGTGTGCCGCTGA
- a CDS encoding enoyl-CoA hydratase/isomerase family protein: MPDSPRVPGISADSLVQHATDNQVCRITLNRPEALNAITPDQRERIIRLLGEASADRDVRAVVLTGTGRGFCAGADLRGTSAVAEPVAGDVARMIRLGAQRLIAAVLDCEKPVIAAVNGTAAGIGAHLAFACDLVLAAESARFIEVFVRRGLVPDGGGAYLLTRLLGPQRAKELMFFGDALTAPDAERLGLVNRVVPDGELDKTAREWAARLATGPTRALALTKQLVNASLDSDRTTAFGAEATAQEINMTTADAKEGVASFVERRSPQFRGC, encoded by the coding sequence ATGCCCGATTCCCCCCGTGTGCCCGGAATTTCCGCTGATTCATTGGTACAGCACGCCACTGACAACCAGGTCTGCCGCATCACCCTCAACCGCCCCGAAGCCCTCAACGCCATCACCCCCGACCAGCGGGAACGCATCATCCGGCTGCTCGGCGAGGCCTCCGCGGACCGGGACGTGAGGGCGGTGGTCCTCACCGGTACGGGCCGCGGGTTCTGTGCGGGCGCGGACCTGCGCGGGACGTCCGCCGTCGCGGAACCGGTCGCCGGGGACGTCGCCCGCATGATCCGGCTCGGCGCCCAGCGTCTGATCGCCGCCGTCCTCGACTGCGAGAAGCCGGTGATCGCGGCGGTGAACGGCACCGCGGCGGGCATCGGCGCGCATCTCGCCTTCGCCTGCGACCTCGTCCTGGCCGCCGAGTCGGCGCGGTTCATCGAGGTGTTCGTACGCCGGGGCCTGGTACCCGACGGTGGCGGTGCCTACCTCCTGACCCGTCTGCTCGGCCCGCAGCGCGCCAAGGAACTGATGTTCTTCGGCGACGCGCTCACTGCCCCGGACGCCGAACGCCTGGGCCTGGTCAACCGGGTCGTCCCGGACGGGGAGCTGGACAAGACGGCCCGAGAGTGGGCGGCCCGGCTCGCCACCGGCCCGACCCGCGCCCTCGCCCTGACGAAACAGCTCGTCAACGCCTCCCTCGACAGCGACCGCACCACCGCCTTCGGCGCGGAGGCCACCGCTCAGGAGATCAACATGACGACGGCGGACGCGAAGGAGGGCGTGGCGAGCTTCGTGGAACGCAGGAGCCCGCAGTTCAGGGGTTGTTGA
- a CDS encoding flavin reductase family protein, with product MGQAGMAEAAVRYLRSGKALAVEALPRPELRCVREDERAPVDPAEFRRVLGSFASGVTVVTAPGANSEGPAGFACQSFSSLSLDPPLVAFMVGRTSTTWPRIAQAGVFCVNVLSAGQGELCRGFAVRGADKFAGVTHDPAPVSGSPRLAGTLAWIDCTIHAVHTGGDHLIIVGRVDALGTGEGERPLLFHQGRFI from the coding sequence ATGGGACAAGCAGGAATGGCGGAGGCGGCCGTCCGCTACCTCCGGTCCGGAAAGGCCCTCGCCGTCGAGGCGTTGCCCCGCCCGGAGCTGAGGTGTGTCCGTGAGGACGAGCGGGCGCCGGTCGACCCGGCCGAGTTCCGGCGTGTGCTGGGGAGTTTCGCGTCCGGCGTGACCGTGGTGACGGCACCCGGGGCGAACAGCGAGGGCCCCGCCGGCTTCGCCTGCCAGTCCTTCTCCTCTCTCTCCCTCGACCCGCCCCTCGTCGCCTTCATGGTCGGCCGTACGTCGACGACCTGGCCGCGTATCGCCCAGGCGGGCGTCTTCTGCGTGAACGTGCTGAGCGCGGGCCAGGGCGAGTTGTGCAGGGGCTTCGCGGTGCGCGGCGCCGACAAGTTCGCGGGCGTGACGCACGACCCGGCCCCGGTCTCCGGCTCCCCCCGCCTCGCGGGCACGCTCGCGTGGATCGACTGCACGATCCACGCGGTGCACACCGGCGGGGACCACCTCATCATCGTGGGCCGGGTGGACGCGCTGGGGACGGGCGAGGGCGAGCGGCCTTTGCTGTTCCACCAGGGGCGGTTCATCTGA
- a CDS encoding MFS transporter — translation MTQTTAAAGRTAPPEKPPTRIHRAWFVAAVTFVTIIGAAAFRSLPGLLIDPLHEDFGWSRATIGAAVSVNLALYGLTAPFAAALMDRFGIRRVVAIALTLIAVGSGLTVWMTAAWQLMLYWGLLVGMGSGSMALAFAATVTNRWFTERRGLVTGILTAASASGQLIFLPMLSWMVEKHDWRPAAITVALAALAVVPFVWLLLRDHPADVGLRPYGAKEFVPKPEPVQGAARRTVTVLTRAARTGTFWLLAGTFAICGASTNGLVQTHFVPAAHDHGMPVTSAASLLAVIGVFDVVGTVASGWFTDRFEPRRLLAVYYALRGVSLLFLPMLLAPSIHPPMLFFIVFYGLDWVATVPPTIALCREQYGDDSAIVFGWVLASHQVGAALIAFLGGAARDAFGSYDMVWYASGALCAVAALMALVIRRGPTVPVLAVA, via the coding sequence GTGACCCAGACAACCGCAGCCGCCGGCAGGACGGCCCCGCCGGAAAAGCCGCCGACCCGTATCCACCGGGCATGGTTCGTGGCCGCCGTCACCTTCGTGACGATCATCGGCGCAGCCGCCTTCCGCTCCCTGCCGGGTCTCCTCATCGACCCCCTGCACGAGGACTTCGGCTGGTCGCGCGCCACCATCGGCGCGGCCGTCTCCGTCAACCTCGCGCTGTACGGCCTGACCGCGCCCTTCGCGGCGGCCCTGATGGACCGCTTCGGCATCCGGCGAGTCGTCGCCATCGCGCTGACCCTGATCGCGGTCGGCTCGGGCCTGACCGTGTGGATGACGGCCGCCTGGCAGCTGATGCTGTACTGGGGCCTGCTGGTCGGCATGGGCAGCGGCTCGATGGCACTGGCGTTCGCCGCGACCGTCACCAACCGCTGGTTCACCGAGCGGCGCGGCCTGGTCACCGGCATCCTGACCGCAGCCTCCGCCTCCGGCCAGCTGATCTTCCTGCCGATGCTGTCCTGGATGGTGGAGAAGCACGACTGGCGCCCGGCCGCGATCACCGTCGCCCTCGCCGCCCTCGCGGTCGTCCCCTTCGTCTGGCTGCTGCTGCGCGACCACCCGGCCGACGTGGGCCTGCGGCCGTACGGCGCCAAGGAGTTCGTACCGAAACCGGAGCCCGTGCAGGGCGCCGCGCGCCGGACGGTGACGGTCCTGACCCGGGCCGCCCGCACCGGCACCTTCTGGCTGCTCGCCGGCACCTTCGCGATCTGCGGCGCCTCCACCAACGGCCTGGTCCAGACCCACTTCGTGCCCGCCGCCCACGACCACGGCATGCCCGTCACGTCCGCCGCCTCGCTGCTCGCGGTCATCGGCGTCTTCGATGTCGTCGGCACGGTGGCCTCCGGCTGGTTCACCGACCGCTTCGAACCGCGCCGCCTGCTCGCCGTGTACTACGCCCTGCGCGGTGTCTCGCTCCTCTTCCTCCCCATGCTGCTGGCCCCGTCGATCCACCCGCCGATGCTCTTCTTCATCGTCTTCTACGGCCTCGACTGGGTCGCCACCGTCCCGCCGACCATCGCCCTGTGCCGCGAGCAGTACGGCGACGACAGCGCGATCGTCTTCGGCTGGGTCCTCGCCTCCCACCAGGTCGGCGCCGCCCTCATCGCCTTCCTCGGCGGCGCTGCACGGGACGCGTTCGGGTCGTACGACATGGTCTGGTACGCGTCGGGAGCGCTGTGCGCGGTGGCGGCGCTGATGGCACTGGTGATCCGGCGCGGGCCGACGGTTCCCGTGCTCGCGGTGGCCTAG
- a CDS encoding GlxA family transcriptional regulator, producing MSSDRHAPGAQDFRPHRVVVLAMDGVLPFELGIPHRIFGRPRDAEGRFLYDVVTCSIRPPGPVRTDADFAIQVENGPEILATADTVIVPASYELGPVFEQGVLTDDLAAALAHIRPGTRLASICTGVYVLAAAGLLDGRPATTHWADADRFQQLFPQIRVDPDVLFIDDGDVLTSAGVAAGIDLCLHMVRRDHGTAVANDVARRTVVPPHRDGGQAQYIHRPVPDPQQSTTTSARAWALGRLHEPIQLRDMAEQEAMSVRTFTRRFREEVGVSPGQWLTQQRVERARHLLESTGLSVDQVAHDAGFGTAQSMRQHLQAALGVTPTAYRRTFRAGGGYVAGDAGTPYAQAPAPAP from the coding sequence ATGAGCAGTGACCGTCATGCCCCCGGCGCCCAGGACTTCCGCCCGCACCGCGTCGTCGTCCTCGCCATGGACGGTGTCCTCCCCTTCGAGCTGGGCATCCCGCACCGGATCTTCGGCCGCCCCAGGGACGCCGAGGGGCGCTTTCTGTACGACGTCGTCACCTGCTCGATCCGCCCGCCGGGCCCGGTGCGGACCGACGCCGACTTCGCCATCCAGGTCGAGAACGGCCCGGAGATCCTGGCCACCGCCGACACCGTGATCGTCCCGGCGTCGTACGAACTCGGCCCGGTCTTCGAGCAGGGCGTGCTGACCGACGACCTGGCCGCCGCCCTCGCCCACATCCGCCCCGGCACCCGGCTCGCCTCGATCTGCACCGGCGTCTACGTCCTGGCCGCCGCGGGCCTTCTCGACGGCCGCCCCGCCACCACGCACTGGGCCGACGCCGACCGTTTCCAGCAGCTCTTCCCGCAGATCAGGGTCGACCCGGACGTCCTGTTCATCGACGACGGGGACGTCCTGACCTCCGCGGGCGTCGCCGCCGGGATCGACCTGTGCCTGCACATGGTGCGCCGCGATCACGGCACGGCGGTCGCCAACGACGTGGCCCGCCGCACCGTCGTACCGCCGCACCGCGACGGCGGGCAGGCGCAGTACATCCACCGGCCCGTGCCCGACCCGCAGCAGTCGACCACGACCTCGGCCCGCGCCTGGGCACTGGGCCGCCTCCACGAGCCGATCCAACTGCGGGACATGGCCGAGCAGGAGGCGATGTCGGTGCGCACCTTCACACGCCGTTTCCGCGAGGAGGTCGGCGTCAGCCCCGGCCAGTGGCTCACCCAGCAGCGGGTGGAGCGCGCCCGGCACCTGCTGGAGTCCACCGGCCTCTCCGTCGACCAGGTCGCCCACGACGCGGGCTTCGGCACCGCCCAGTCGATGCGCCAGCATCTGCAGGCGGCCCTCGGGGTCACCCCGACCGCGTACCGCCGTACCTTCCGCGCCGGGGGCGGATACGTCGCTGGGGACGCCGGCACCCCGTACGCGCAAGCTCCCGCACCGGCGCCCTAG